The genomic DNA AGGCAGAAGGGCGTAGCGCTTGCTGCCGAGCTTGGAAGCCAGGGACACCATGCCCCGTAAAAATCTCTTTTCGCCGATTTCGCCCTGCCGCTGCATGGACTCCTCGAGGGACATCTCTTCGATTTTGAGGAAGCCCTTGACGGCCAGGTTCAGGATTTCGGCGGTGAAGCAGGCGTTGTCCATGCCCATCCGCCTGACGAAGCGGAGGAACCCCGGCCCGTTGCCTGCCGAAGGGGCGAAGAGGGGGATCACCGGTTTTCTCGGGGGATCCTTTCCCCAGCGGATCCAGGCGAGGACGTAGTACAGCAGGAGGAGCAGGGGAACGCTCCAGAAAAATATGTTGCCGAAGCGGTCGAAGATGGCGAACCGCATGGGCGGTTTCGGCTTTTCCACGATGCCCTTGGGCCAGGTATAGGCCACGGTGAGGCCTTCTCCGGGGGCAAGGCGCCTGGTGGTCTCCACCGAGTTGTCGGGAAGGATGCGGGCACTTTTTCCCCGGGCTCCCTGGGGGCCCGTGTAGAAGTCGACGGACGAAAAGGGGACATTGCCCGGCAGCGAGGCGGAAAAGCGGGCTTTCAGGATAGGAAAGACCCATTCATTTCCCGTGACGTTCCAGTAGAGTTCGTCGTGTTCATCAAAAAAGCCGAGCTGGCCGGTGGTCACGTAGACGAGGGTGTAGGTCTGTTCGCCGAGAGGGGCGTTTCTTTTCGGGTCTCCGAGGTAGACCCGAACGCCGTTGGAGCGGGATTCGGTGCTGTAGGGAACCCGTTTTCCGTTGAGAAGGGCTTCTTCAACGGAAAATCCGACCCGGACGATTTTGCCGGAACTGTCTCTGTACGTGGTGGGAAAGTCCCGGAAAATGCCCTTCCGGATACGCCGTCCCTCTACACGGACGGTGATGTCCTCCCTCACTTCAAGGGAGGCATCCTCTCGGACGGAAGCCGATGAGGAATAGAGGAGAATGGCCTCCTCCGCCCGGGAAGGCCGGGGGAGGAGCACCAGGGCCAGCGCAAGGAGTGCCGGCGCGAGTTTGCGAAACAATGCCATGAATATGACTCTTCAGTCTTCGGTAAAGCCTAAAAAGAGACTTTCGGGGCGGCCTTTTCTTCCTCCGCGGCCTCGAAGTAGTCGGCCTTTTCGTAGCCGAACTTCTGGGCGATAAGCACTGCCGGGAAAGTGGCGATGGCGATGTTGTAGTCCCTCGCGGCTCCGTTGTAGTAGCGTCTGGACATCTGGATGTCGTTTTCGAGGGAGGCAAGCTGCTCCTGCAGCTGGAGGAAGTTCGTGTTCGCCTTCAGCTCGGGGTAGTTTTCCGCCACGGCGAAAAGGGTCTTCAGGGCACCGGAGAGCATGTTCTCCGACTCGACCCGCTCGCCCACGGACTTGGAATTGCTGACGGCCGCCCTGGCCTCGGTGACCTTTTCGAAAACTTCCTTCTCGTGGGAGGCGTAGGCCTTCACGGTTTCCACGAGGTTGGGAACCAGATCAAAACGTCTCTTGAGCTGGACGTCGATACCGCTCCACGCTTCGTTTTTGAGGTTCTGCATCCTGATGAGCCTGTTGTAGACGGAGACGGCCCAGAATACCGCGGCGGCGATTAGCGCGAGAAGAACCAGCAACACGATCATGAAAAAACCCCTCCCAGACGGAAAGATGGAATTAAAAAAACTTATTACCATTCTACACTAAAAAGCGGGCCGACCGGAAGGGATTTTCTTTGTTTTTTTGCCGGTGTCGGGAGAAAAGGTTGGGTTCCTCCCTCGTTATGCTCAGGACGGCAAAGCGAGATCCTTCGGCCAAGAGACCGGCCTCAGGATGACAAACGTTACGGGCAAACCGAGATCCTTCCCCTTCTGGGATGCTGCGCGATCGGCCATAAACCCGGCCTAAGGACGACAAGCCACTTTTGTCATCCTGAGCGAAGCGATCGCGAAGCATCCCGAGCACAGCGAGGGGAGGATCTCGCTTTTGTCATCCTGAGCGAAGCGATCGCGAAGCATCCCGAGCACAGCGAGGGGAGGATCTGGTTTTAGGGCTTTGAAGACCCTCAGAATCAAGCCCAGGTCCTTCGGCCAAGAGACCGGCCTCAGGACGACAAGAGCGAGGTCCTCCCCCTTCGGGGATGCTGCGCGATCGGCCAAGAGACCGGCCTCAGGACGACAAGGCGCTCGTGTCATCCTGAGCGCAGCGATTGCGAAACATCCCGAGCACAGCGAGGGGAGGATCTGGTTTTAGGGCTTTGAAGACCCTCAGAATCAAGCCCAGGTCCTTCGGCCAAGAGACCGGCCTCAGGATGACAAACCGAGGTCCTTCGGCCAAGAGACCGGCCTCAGGACGACAAACTGCTCGTGTCATCCTGAGGAGCGCAGCGACGATCGCGAAGCATCCCGAGCACAGAGAGGGGAGCTTTTCGCTTTTGTCATCCTGAGCGAAGCGATCGCGAAGCATCCCGAGCACAGCGAGGGGAGGATCTGGTTTAGGGCTTTGAAGACCCTCAGAATCAAGCCCAGGTCCTTCGGCCAAAAGACCGGCCTCAGGACGACAACACGAGGTTTCCTCCTCGCCATGCTCAGGACGACAAGGCGGGGTCTCCTACGACCCTTAAGAGCGAGATCCTTCGGCCAAAAGACCGGCCTCAGGACGACAACACGAGGTTTCCTCCTCGCCATGCTCAGGACGACAAGGCGGGGTCTCCTACGACCCTTAAGAGCGAGATCCTTCGGCCAAAAGACCGGCCTCAGGACGACAACACGAG from Aminivibrio sp. includes the following:
- a CDS encoding DUF2207 domain-containing protein; the encoded protein is MALFRKLAPALLALALVLLPRPSRAEEAILLYSSSASVREDASLEVREDITVRVEGRRIRKGIFRDFPTTYRDSSGKIVRVGFSVEEALLNGKRVPYSTESRSNGVRVYLGDPKRNAPLGEQTYTLVYVTTGQLGFFDEHDELYWNVTGNEWVFPILKARFSASLPGNVPFSSVDFYTGPQGARGKSARILPDNSVETTRRLAPGEGLTVAYTWPKGIVEKPKPPMRFAIFDRFGNIFFWSVPLLLLLYYVLAWIRWGKDPPRKPVIPLFAPSAGNGPGFLRFVRRMGMDNACFTAEILNLAVKGFLKIEEMSLEESMQRQGEIGEKRFLRGMVSLASKLGSKRYALLPLPKEGWKTPPSNDESRLFNTLFGQGGNELHLVQYNHEILGKAKDALEASWSTASKPLFSKNTPIWAAGFLIPALLYALLAWGGHEDSALLSAFAVGGILVAGRLYTIAWKKIRGRGRILRKIITAFIPAIFTTVITLLFLAAITMVSGWHLVPPLATGLIILVFRELMTVRTEKGNDVLGEADGLAMYMGTAERHRLEMFNPPEETPEVFERLLPYAFALDTAETWANRFEEILRQQQYQPEWYSGPSAATFYAGGAAASLASSMSSTIASASQAPGSSSGSGGGGSSGGGGGGGGGGGW
- a CDS encoding LemA family protein — protein: MIVLLVLLALIAAAVFWAVSVYNRLIRMQNLKNEAWSGIDVQLKRRFDLVPNLVETVKAYASHEKEVFEKVTEARAAVSNSKSVGERVESENMLSGALKTLFAVAENYPELKANTNFLQLQEQLASLENDIQMSRRYYNGAARDYNIAIATFPAVLIAQKFGYEKADYFEAAEEEKAAPKVSF